In Corylus avellana chromosome ca2, CavTom2PMs-1.0, the following proteins share a genomic window:
- the LOC132169721 gene encoding uncharacterized protein LOC132169721 produces MISKETIKATLLRLWKLYGTMVFKVLGENLFLIEFFDMRDKERVMSGRPWVYEGNLFLVEDFDGTTSPSSYTFEKAAFWVRMKNLPLGCMGKAIGRRIGDTVGVVEIVDTDEKGIGWGEFLRVKILLDLRKPLPRGRKINVNGASVWIPFQYERLPKFCYTCGIICHGIMGCTRRSNLRHKEKPDYGQWLRAESPTRRGEKHVKDTRWERGTRAGDETKGGGASEAMRGEADVSSAAGNPKSQNRNVGDNGVNQGGQGEFVFGKGKETFIPADKTLGGSPGCGQASSETRVDQNFMGLGGIPRSPIKLNRYSGPLFSDVEKTLLDEQLGGKDSVAAGLNTEEQKIVSWKRKADGDPDSNAGKRRPQGQNKKRETHGEAQEGGGAKKSIHGSGLAVVAEQPRLPQ; encoded by the exons ATGATCAGTAAGGAGACGATCAAAGCAACGCTTCTGAGGCTGTGGAAACTTTATGGAACAATGGTTTTCAAAGTCCTTGGTGAAAACCTGTTTTTGATTGAGTTCTTTGATATGCGAGATAAGGAGAGAGTAATGAGTGGGAGGCCATGGGTTTACGAAGGAAATCTTTTTCTGGTGGAAGACTTTGACGGTACTACATCTCCCTCTAGTTACACTTTTGAGAAGGCAGCCTTTTGGGTGAGAATGAAAAATTTGCCATTGGGTTGCATGGGGAAAGCGATTGGACGTAGGATTGGGGACACCGTTGGAGTGGTCGAGATCGTGGACACTGACGAAAAGGGGATAGGTTGGGGCGAATTCCTACGAGTTAAGATCCTTCTTGACTTAAGAAAGCCACTTCCTAGAGGCAGGAAAATCAACGTCAATGGGGCATCGGTTTGGATCCCTTTCCAATATGAACGGTTGCCGAAGTTTTGCTATACCTGTGGAATCATCTGTCATGGCATTATGGGATGTACACGAAGAAGTAATCTACGACATAAGGAGAAACCTGATTATGGACAATGGTTACGTGCAGAGTCCCCTACACGAAGAGGGGAAAAACATGTGAAGGATACACGGTGGGAAAGGGGAACAAGAGCAGGCGATGAAACCAAAGGCGGCGGAGCATCGGAGGCGATGAGAGGTGAAGCTGACGTGTCATCGGCAGCTGGAAACCCTAAATCTCAAAATAGAAATGTAGGGGACAATGGCGTCAATCAAGGCGGTCAGGGCGAATTTGTATTTG GGAAAGGAAAGGAGACATTTATACCAGCGGATAAGACGCTGGGTGGATCGCCTGGATGTGGGCAAGCATCGTCTGAGACGCGGGTGGATCAAAACTTTATGGGCCTGGGTGGAATACCCAGAAGCCCAATCAAGCTGAACCGGTACTCTGGTCCACTGTTTTCTGACGTGGAAAAAACCTTGCTCGACGAACAACTGGGAGGAAAGGATAGTGTGGCTGCGGGACTGAATACTGAAGAACAGAAAATTGTGTCTTGGAAGCGTAAAGCTGATGGGGATCCTGATTCAAATGCTGGAAAGCGTCGGCCTCAGGGGCAAAATAAGAAACGGGAAACCCATGGGGAGGCCCAGGAGGGTGGTGGTGCTAAAAAATCTATTCATGGTTCGGGATTGGCGGTGGTTGCTGAGCAACCCCGCCTTCCGCAATGA